A DNA window from Streptomyces sp. CA-278952 contains the following coding sequences:
- a CDS encoding acyl-CoA dehydrogenase family protein: MRNRDADQQALCAGMAQWGKLLSEGHIDADARSAFEPHRWRSLAESGVLGLPFPRQWGGAGQSLLTTLHVLETLGATCRESGLNFCATTSMASTGVPLTAFGSDALRERYLPGICSGELIGAHAITEPDSGSDAMAMTTRAERDGTHYVLTGGKAFVSNGPIADIFVVYARTRPEGGPLGTTAFLVDRDTPGLSVGGPTAKMGLRTAPLSTLHLDSCRIPAERVLGRVGGGLLVLDHVMKREILFGFTVQLGEMRHRLERTAAYARERRAFGHPIGDYQAVSHRVVDMKIRTETSAKWLYDTAERLAAGEDITADLAITKILASEAALSTSLSAVRVFGGAGYLAEVGLEKEVRAAVAGTLYSGTNDIQYNHVASALGLGG, encoded by the coding sequence ATGAGGAATCGAGACGCGGATCAGCAGGCGCTCTGCGCCGGCATGGCCCAGTGGGGCAAGCTCCTGAGCGAAGGACACATCGACGCGGACGCCCGGTCCGCGTTCGAACCGCACCGTTGGCGGTCCCTTGCCGAAAGCGGCGTCCTCGGGCTGCCGTTCCCCCGGCAATGGGGCGGCGCGGGGCAGTCCCTCCTCACCACCCTGCACGTCCTGGAGACCCTCGGCGCAACCTGCCGGGAGTCCGGACTGAACTTCTGCGCCACCACCTCGATGGCCAGCACCGGCGTACCGCTCACCGCCTTCGGCAGCGACGCTCTGCGCGAGCGCTATCTGCCCGGAATCTGCTCGGGCGAGCTGATCGGCGCCCACGCCATCACCGAACCCGACAGCGGCTCGGACGCCATGGCGATGACCACCCGTGCCGAGCGCGACGGCACGCACTACGTCCTCACCGGTGGCAAGGCATTCGTCAGCAACGGCCCGATCGCCGACATATTCGTCGTCTACGCGCGTACGCGCCCGGAAGGCGGACCGCTCGGCACCACCGCCTTCCTCGTGGACCGGGACACCCCGGGGCTCTCCGTCGGCGGCCCGACCGCCAAGATGGGGCTGCGGACCGCGCCACTGTCCACCCTGCACCTCGACAGCTGCCGGATACCCGCCGAGCGGGTGCTGGGCCGGGTGGGCGGCGGACTGCTCGTCCTCGACCACGTCATGAAGCGCGAGATCCTCTTCGGCTTCACCGTCCAGCTCGGCGAGATGCGCCACCGGCTCGAGCGCACCGCCGCCTACGCGAGGGAACGCAGGGCATTCGGCCACCCCATCGGCGACTACCAGGCGGTCTCACACCGCGTGGTCGACATGAAGATCCGCACCGAGACCTCCGCCAAGTGGCTCTACGACACCGCCGAGCGACTCGCGGCGGGCGAGGACATCACCGCCGACCTCGCCATCACCAAGATCCTCGCCAGTGAGGCCGCCCTGTCCACGAGCCTCTCCGCGGTCCGGGTCTTCGGCGGCGCGGGCTACCTCGCCGAGGTCGGCCTGGAGAAGGAGGTTCGGGCGGCTGTCGCCGGCACCCTCTACTCCGGGACCAACGACATCCAGTACAACCACGTCGCCTCGGCCCTGGGGCTGGGCGGATGA
- a CDS encoding ectoine synthase, producing MLIRNIETVKTVDWGNGLSRRFLLDADGLGYSVTDTTVRAGTKSRLEYRNHLETCYCIEGSGEVVELDGTSHPLTPGVLYSLDNNDPHFLIASPHEDLRLVCVFAPALCGDEVHSLDENVSSAY from the coding sequence GTGCTCATCCGAAACATCGAGACCGTCAAGACCGTTGACTGGGGCAACGGACTCAGCCGCAGATTCCTACTGGACGCCGACGGCCTGGGCTACAGCGTCACCGACACCACGGTGCGGGCCGGGACCAAGTCCCGCCTGGAGTACCGCAACCACCTGGAGACCTGCTACTGCATCGAGGGCTCCGGCGAGGTGGTGGAACTCGACGGCACCAGTCATCCGCTGACGCCGGGCGTCCTCTACTCGCTCGACAACAACGACCCGCACTTCCTGATCGCCTCGCCCCACGAGGACCTGCGTCTGGTCTGCGTCTTCGCCCCGGCGCTCTGCGGCGACGAGGTCCACAGCCTGGACGAGAACGTCTCCTCCGCTTACTAG
- the trpA gene encoding tryptophan synthase subunit alpha encodes MPADFFAEARARGELGLAVFLNAGDPSLPVLTDLVALLDESGVDCLELAVPFPGSPTDGPVVRRSADRALAQGVALRETLAFVATVRPALKRLRIAVLADWSHSLRTVPPADYARAVADSGADALLAHGLPPRLRPAHHEALRSAGLPEVTTCYPVSSPATVAEAAAHATGYLYLVARYGRSGAGTPEGGHAGLGPFVGSLRDLTASPIAVGFGVSTAEDLASVALSGADAAIVGSAGVATLERSLEAGSDPVDGYRSFVAALGRPATARPKEDTRAHPKHRDRQDR; translated from the coding sequence ATGCCCGCTGACTTCTTCGCCGAGGCCCGCGCCCGCGGGGAGCTGGGCCTGGCGGTCTTCCTCAACGCGGGCGACCCGTCGTTGCCCGTCCTCACCGATCTCGTCGCGCTGCTGGACGAGTCCGGCGTCGACTGCCTGGAACTGGCCGTCCCCTTCCCCGGCTCGCCCACCGACGGGCCCGTCGTGCGCCGCTCCGCCGACCGGGCACTGGCACAGGGCGTCGCGCTGCGCGAGACCCTCGCCTTCGTCGCCACCGTACGACCGGCGCTGAAGCGGCTGCGGATCGCGGTGCTCGCCGACTGGAGCCACAGCCTGCGCACCGTCCCGCCCGCCGACTACGCCCGCGCCGTGGCGGACAGCGGCGCCGACGCCCTCCTGGCCCACGGCCTGCCGCCCCGGTTGAGGCCGGCCCACCACGAGGCGCTGCGCTCGGCGGGCCTGCCGGAGGTCACGACCTGCTACCCGGTCAGCTCACCGGCCACGGTCGCCGAGGCGGCGGCCCATGCCACCGGATACCTCTACCTGGTCGCGCGCTACGGGCGCAGTGGCGCCGGAACGCCCGAGGGCGGCCACGCCGGCCTCGGGCCCTTCGTCGGCTCCCTTCGCGACCTCACCGCCTCCCCGATAGCCGTCGGCTTCGGGGTGTCCACCGCCGAGGATCTCGCCTCCGTCGCCCTGAGCGGCGCGGACGCGGCGATCGTCGGCTCCGCCGGAGTGGCCACGCTGGAACGGAGCCTGGAGGCCGGGTCCGACCCGGTCGACGGCTACCGCTCCTTCGTAGCCGCCCTCGGCCGTCCCGCCACCGCCCGTCCGAAGGAGGACACCCGTGCTCATCCGAAACATCGAGACCGTCAAGACCGTTGA
- a CDS encoding anthranilate phosphoribosyltransferase — MHPALVPIIDRRAPAGPDQWDALWQALADGALDRGDALALLASLTAALPETDALLALLGTLDRRRPPRPATPWPGTVNVVGTGGGPPTVNLSTASALVAAACGVRVVKSGSRAHTASTGSIDLLDRLGVPLAASLDRAAGQLDAHGIAFTGPFVYPAQLVRLARLAVPTSMRAFGRFLNTVGPFLAAVPVAAQVTGVSGGELPPALRAVAARPGAPMTWLVTNPLGADELLSICDNTLHLPDGSTLTLRAGDLVPADGSPDDLAPVSREAAADHFRTVLAGRAGGPLRATLQLNAAALAMASGHRDDWAKAVAEAGAALDEGAALDLLERLTGVDHAR; from the coding sequence GTGCACCCGGCCCTCGTCCCGATCATCGACCGGCGCGCACCGGCCGGCCCGGACCAGTGGGACGCGCTCTGGCAGGCGCTGGCCGACGGTGCACTGGACCGCGGTGACGCGCTGGCGCTCCTCGCCTCGCTCACCGCGGCCCTGCCCGAGACCGACGCCCTGCTCGCTCTGCTCGGCACACTGGACCGGCGGCGCCCGCCGCGGCCCGCGACGCCATGGCCCGGCACCGTCAACGTGGTGGGCACCGGGGGCGGGCCGCCCACCGTCAACCTCTCCACGGCCTCCGCGCTGGTCGCCGCCGCCTGCGGGGTCCGGGTCGTCAAGTCCGGCTCACGCGCCCACACCGCGAGCACCGGCTCCATCGACCTCCTGGACCGGCTGGGCGTCCCGCTCGCCGCCTCACTGGACCGGGCGGCCGGCCAACTCGACGCCCACGGCATCGCCTTCACCGGGCCGTTCGTCTACCCCGCGCAGCTGGTCCGGCTCGCTCGGCTGGCCGTCCCCACGTCCATGCGGGCGTTCGGCCGGTTCCTCAACACCGTGGGCCCCTTCCTCGCGGCTGTCCCGGTGGCCGCCCAGGTCACCGGGGTCAGCGGGGGCGAACTCCCGCCCGCCCTGCGGGCCGTCGCAGCCCGGCCGGGAGCCCCGATGACGTGGCTGGTCACCAACCCGCTCGGCGCGGACGAACTCCTCAGCATCTGCGACAACACCCTCCACCTCCCCGACGGCAGCACGCTGACGCTTCGCGCGGGCGACCTCGTCCCCGCCGACGGATCGCCCGACGACCTCGCCCCGGTCTCCCGGGAGGCTGCCGCAGACCACTTCCGTACCGTTCTCGCGGGCCGGGCGGGCGGCCCCCTGCGCGCCACCCTCCAGCTCAACGCCGCCGCGCTCGCCATGGCGTCCGGGCATCGCGACGACTGGGCGAAAGCGGTTGCCGAGGCGGGCGCAGCGCTCGACGAAGGGGCGGCGCTCGACCTGCTGGAGCGGCTGACCGGGGTGGACCATGCCCGCTGA
- a CDS encoding acyl carrier protein, with product MSNTDQISEYIVREFLPDLTPSQLPHDLDLLADGALDSLGVLKLIAWVEHHFRLAVGDSDLDPDNFRSVNAIDAYIARSRSAAPLGG from the coding sequence GTGAGCAACACCGACCAGATCAGCGAGTACATCGTCCGGGAGTTCCTGCCCGACCTCACCCCCTCGCAGCTCCCGCACGACCTGGACCTCCTGGCCGACGGCGCCCTCGACAGCCTCGGCGTCCTCAAGCTGATCGCCTGGGTCGAGCACCACTTCCGGCTCGCGGTCGGTGACAGCGACCTCGACCCCGACAACTTCCGCAGCGTCAACGCCATCGACGCCTACATCGCGCGCTCCCGGAGCGCCGCCCCCCTGGGCGGCTGA
- a CDS encoding AMP-binding protein — protein MNGAERYGGTADAVLRWAEKTPDAPALWWNGTPTSYRELAEATDAARARLAEQVPVGATLAVLDDKSPGTVATILACLASGRPALLPSPTLPSGHLAAVMAEAGCRYALAGPTVTAAGPHRDERRGGAVPPGTAVVLTTSGSTGIPKAVPLPHKAVDAFTGWAADAFGITESTPVLNYAPLNFDLCLLDVWTTLAHGGQVVLVDASTAAGGSRLLRLMRTHRVEVVQAVPLFHALLCAQARAEDSDPLETVRHAAFTGDVMPEQVLADLAELVPGARLHNIYGCTETNDSLIHEVDRRLPSSLPMPLGRPLPGVRLRLRDSDGRLLAGPGRGELEVVTPFQSTGYADPRRAAEKFVPDPAADGGTGTPWFRTGDLVERDADGTLRLVGRLDHQVKIRGVAVHTGEVEQVLLEHPDVLEAGATTVPDPVEGRRLVAVVRLEHASTATSLDLKRHCTARLARGWVPGLITPVREPLPRTGTGKVDRRALATVTASATAATAS, from the coding sequence ATGAACGGTGCCGAGCGGTACGGCGGGACCGCCGACGCCGTACTCCGCTGGGCCGAAAAGACCCCGGACGCCCCCGCCCTGTGGTGGAACGGCACCCCCACCAGCTACCGGGAACTGGCCGAGGCGACCGACGCCGCCCGCGCCCGCCTCGCCGAACAGGTGCCCGTCGGAGCCACGCTCGCCGTGCTCGACGACAAGTCGCCCGGCACCGTCGCCACCATCCTCGCCTGTCTGGCCTCCGGACGCCCCGCGCTGCTGCCCTCGCCCACTCTGCCGTCCGGCCACCTCGCGGCGGTGATGGCGGAGGCGGGCTGCCGGTACGCGCTCGCCGGGCCGACCGTCACGGCGGCGGGCCCGCACCGCGACGAGCGCCGCGGAGGAGCGGTGCCTCCGGGCACCGCCGTCGTTCTCACCACCTCCGGCTCCACCGGAATCCCCAAGGCCGTCCCCCTGCCGCACAAGGCGGTGGACGCCTTCACCGGCTGGGCCGCCGACGCCTTCGGCATCACCGAGTCCACCCCCGTCCTCAACTACGCCCCGCTCAACTTCGACCTCTGCCTGCTCGACGTCTGGACCACCCTCGCCCACGGCGGTCAGGTGGTGCTGGTGGACGCCTCGACGGCGGCCGGCGGCTCCCGGCTGCTCCGCCTGATGCGCACCCACCGCGTCGAGGTGGTCCAGGCAGTCCCCCTCTTCCACGCCCTGCTCTGCGCCCAGGCCCGCGCGGAGGACAGCGACCCGCTGGAGACCGTCCGGCACGCGGCGTTCACCGGCGACGTGATGCCCGAGCAGGTGCTGGCCGACCTCGCGGAACTCGTCCCCGGCGCCCGGCTGCACAACATCTACGGCTGCACCGAGACCAACGACAGCCTGATCCACGAGGTCGACCGGCGCCTGCCGTCCTCCCTCCCGATGCCGCTGGGCCGCCCCCTCCCGGGCGTACGCCTCCGGCTGCGGGACTCCGACGGCCGGCTGCTGGCCGGGCCCGGCCGCGGCGAACTGGAGGTCGTCACGCCCTTCCAGAGCACCGGGTACGCCGATCCGCGCCGGGCCGCCGAGAAGTTCGTCCCGGACCCGGCGGCGGACGGCGGCACGGGCACCCCGTGGTTCCGCACCGGGGACCTGGTCGAGAGGGACGCCGACGGCACCCTCCGCCTCGTCGGCCGACTCGACCACCAGGTGAAGATCCGGGGCGTCGCCGTCCACACCGGTGAGGTCGAACAGGTGCTGCTGGAACACCCCGACGTGCTGGAGGCCGGGGCGACCACGGTCCCCGACCCGGTCGAGGGCCGCCGCCTGGTCGCGGTCGTCCGGCTGGAGCACGCTTCCACCGCCACCAGCCTCGACCTCAAACGGCACTGCACCGCCCGGCTGGCCCGCGGCTGGGTGCCGGGTCTCATCACCCCGGTACGCGAGCCTCTGCCGCGCACCGGCACCGGCAAGGTGGACCGTCGCGCGCTCGCGACGGTGACCGCTTCCGCGACCGCCGCGACCGCGTCCTGA
- a CDS encoding MaoC/PaaZ C-terminal domain-containing protein: MTTLPGSALDPSAPLLDAGAAGHYRTVTRRALGRPASDRSGTGPLAAFVLTHPLAERTVADLAAGHGPYSLVHLAQQIELHHPARAGAPLDASAELDAVRVEPKGTRLALTTTLTDRTTGVEQARLTAHILLVGIGAAEPRGTLVPTAVPRQEAPGATVSHDLGIDRAWIADYGHAAGDLNPVHLDPQAARRAGFADVIAHGMSLVSLAVEEAAERYADGDADRVLAVGARFARPVLPGEGTTLDLTPSAAGDTVAFTVRSQGATAVKSGRLRLGPATGAGR, encoded by the coding sequence ATGACGACCCTGCCCGGATCCGCACTCGACCCGTCCGCACCGCTCCTCGACGCGGGCGCCGCCGGCCACTACCGCACCGTCACCCGCCGGGCGCTCGGCCGCCCGGCGTCCGACCGGTCCGGGACGGGCCCCCTTGCCGCCTTCGTCCTCACCCACCCCCTCGCCGAACGCACCGTCGCCGATCTCGCCGCCGGACACGGCCCCTACTCCCTGGTGCACCTCGCCCAGCAGATCGAGCTGCACCACCCGGCGCGCGCCGGGGCCCCGCTCGACGCGTCCGCCGAACTGGACGCCGTACGTGTCGAACCCAAGGGCACCCGGCTCGCCCTGACCACCACGCTCACCGACCGGACGACCGGCGTCGAACAGGCCCGGCTCACCGCCCACATCCTGCTCGTCGGCATCGGGGCCGCAGAACCGCGCGGCACGCTCGTCCCCACGGCCGTGCCCCGCCAGGAGGCGCCCGGCGCCACGGTCAGCCACGACCTCGGAATCGACCGGGCGTGGATCGCCGACTACGGCCACGCCGCCGGAGACCTCAACCCGGTCCACCTCGACCCGCAGGCCGCCCGGCGAGCCGGGTTCGCGGACGTCATCGCACACGGCATGAGCCTCGTCTCGCTCGCCGTGGAAGAGGCCGCCGAACGTTACGCGGACGGGGACGCCGACCGGGTCCTGGCCGTCGGCGCGCGCTTCGCCCGCCCGGTCCTGCCCGGCGAGGGAACCACCCTCGACCTCACGCCCTCCGCCGCCGGGGACACCGTCGCGTTCACCGTGCGCTCCCAGGGCGCCACCGCGGTCAAGAGCGGCCGGCTCCGGCTGGGCCCCGCGACGGGAGCCGGCCGATGA
- a CDS encoding beta-ketoacyl-[acyl-carrier-protein] synthase family protein, translating into MRNEAERSARPDVAISGIGTVTPAGLTTDHLWNAVSAGRSLAVDLTHFDTAGHRIRIGCRVPELTGHGLPWQEALASKAAQRLDPFARYGLAAALAAHADAGLPQAPAARCAIIVGNAVGGRTTSDAESVNFAAKGPGGVRPMMPLMTMPNAAAAQIALQLGWHGPALTVSTTCASGADAIGIGAAMLRDHRADVVIAGGCEATLTPITLAGFGNLNAASTRTEAATACRPFDVSRDGFVMGEGAAFVVLERAADVRARRGRAHGLVAGYAATSDAHHLSAPHPDGAFAAEAMSGALADAGLTPSDIAHVNAHGTATVHNDRAEAAALTKVFGPHCPPVTASKGVLGHLIGAAGAVELVVAVLTMNAGAVPPTANHTRTEPEMEIDVVHATPRSVPTGPALTNSFGFGGHNSSLVVTPA; encoded by the coding sequence ATGCGCAACGAGGCGGAACGCTCCGCCCGGCCGGACGTCGCCATCAGCGGGATCGGCACCGTCACCCCGGCCGGACTCACCACCGACCACCTGTGGAACGCGGTCTCGGCAGGCCGCTCCCTCGCGGTCGACCTCACCCACTTCGACACCGCCGGCCACCGCATCCGCATCGGCTGCCGGGTGCCGGAGCTCACCGGCCACGGCCTGCCCTGGCAGGAGGCGCTGGCGAGCAAGGCCGCCCAGCGGCTCGATCCCTTCGCCCGCTACGGGCTCGCCGCCGCGCTGGCCGCCCACGCCGACGCAGGGCTGCCGCAGGCGCCCGCCGCCCGCTGCGCCATCATCGTCGGCAACGCCGTCGGCGGGCGCACCACCAGCGACGCCGAGTCCGTCAACTTCGCCGCGAAAGGCCCCGGCGGGGTGCGCCCGATGATGCCCCTGATGACGATGCCGAACGCGGCCGCCGCCCAGATCGCCCTCCAACTGGGCTGGCACGGACCGGCCCTCACCGTCAGCACCACCTGCGCCAGCGGGGCCGACGCCATCGGGATCGGCGCGGCCATGCTCCGCGACCACCGCGCCGACGTGGTGATCGCGGGAGGCTGCGAGGCGACCCTCACCCCGATCACCCTCGCCGGGTTCGGCAACCTCAACGCCGCCTCCACCCGTACCGAGGCCGCCACGGCGTGCCGGCCCTTCGACGTGAGCCGGGACGGCTTCGTGATGGGCGAGGGCGCCGCCTTCGTGGTGCTGGAACGGGCGGCGGACGTACGGGCCCGGCGCGGCCGGGCGCACGGCCTGGTCGCCGGATACGCCGCGACCTCCGACGCCCACCACCTCTCGGCCCCGCACCCGGACGGGGCGTTCGCCGCCGAGGCCATGTCCGGTGCGCTCGCCGACGCCGGGCTGACACCGTCGGACATCGCCCATGTCAACGCCCACGGCACCGCCACCGTGCACAACGACCGAGCCGAAGCCGCAGCCCTGACCAAGGTGTTCGGGCCCCACTGCCCCCCGGTCACCGCCAGCAAAGGCGTACTCGGCCACCTCATCGGAGCGGCCGGAGCCGTCGAACTCGTCGTCGCCGTGCTGACGATGAACGCCGGCGCGGTGCCGCCCACCGCCAACCACACACGAACGGAACCCGAGATGGAGATCGACGTGGTCCACGCCACCCCGCGCTCCGTCCCCACCGGCCCCGCGCTGACCAACTCCTTCGGCTTCGGCGGCCACAACAGCAGCCTGGTGGTGACCCCCGCATGA
- a CDS encoding aminotransferase class I/II-fold pyridoxal phosphate-dependent enzyme: MASAAWGRIAHKLEATQRRVSSLEWESERRNSFVPYTAERDTAYVDLDGRRLLMMSGYSYLGLSGDERVVAAARAAADRYGTGNHGVRALAGSIPLHEELEAEVAVVAERERAIVFGSGYAANVGTIGALVGPGDTVFVDKYAHASIVDGCRLSGATVVRFRHNDTDHLARRMEAAAPGGVRLVIVDSVYSMDGDIAPLPRLREVCDAHEALLMTDEAHALGVIGRTGLGVEEHFGRQVRVDVKLGTLSKAIPSMGGWVAGSAELIGHLRYAARPFLFSAALAPASAGAALEALRVLRAEPERVARVQRYGARFRELVTAGGMRTGDSETAVVPLIAGSDESAYDLATTARRLGVIGLPVVTPAVPRDLARLRIAVTARHTDTDVELAAEAFLKAAGECGLLTG; encoded by the coding sequence ATGGCATCCGCAGCGTGGGGGAGAATCGCGCACAAACTGGAAGCGACGCAGCGCCGCGTGTCCTCCCTGGAGTGGGAGTCCGAGCGCCGCAACAGCTTCGTCCCCTACACCGCCGAGCGCGACACGGCCTACGTCGACCTCGACGGCCGACGGCTGCTGATGATGTCCGGCTACAGCTATCTGGGCCTCTCCGGTGACGAGCGCGTGGTGGCGGCGGCCCGGGCCGCCGCGGACCGCTACGGCACCGGCAACCACGGAGTGCGGGCCCTCGCCGGCTCCATCCCCCTGCACGAGGAGCTGGAGGCCGAGGTCGCCGTCGTCGCCGAGCGGGAACGGGCCATCGTCTTCGGCTCCGGCTACGCGGCCAACGTCGGCACGATCGGCGCCCTGGTCGGTCCGGGCGACACCGTCTTCGTCGACAAGTACGCCCACGCCAGCATCGTCGACGGCTGCCGCCTCAGCGGCGCCACCGTGGTCCGCTTCCGGCACAACGACACCGACCATCTGGCCCGCCGCATGGAGGCCGCCGCCCCCGGCGGAGTCCGCCTGGTCATCGTCGACAGCGTCTACTCCATGGACGGAGACATCGCGCCGCTACCCCGACTCCGCGAGGTATGCGACGCCCACGAGGCGTTGCTGATGACCGACGAGGCCCACGCCCTCGGCGTCATCGGTCGCACCGGTCTGGGGGTGGAGGAGCACTTCGGCCGCCAGGTGCGGGTGGACGTCAAGCTCGGCACCCTGTCCAAGGCCATCCCCTCCATGGGCGGCTGGGTCGCCGGCTCGGCCGAGCTGATCGGACATCTCCGATACGCCGCACGGCCGTTCCTCTTCTCCGCGGCCCTCGCACCCGCCTCGGCGGGTGCCGCCCTGGAGGCGCTGCGCGTGCTGCGCGCCGAACCGGAGCGCGTCGCCCGCGTCCAGCGGTACGGCGCCCGGTTCCGGGAGCTGGTGACCGCGGGCGGCATGCGGACCGGCGACAGCGAGACCGCCGTCGTCCCGCTCATCGCGGGCAGTGACGAGTCGGCCTACGACCTGGCCACCACCGCACGCCGCCTGGGCGTGATCGGGCTGCCCGTGGTCACCCCCGCCGTACCGCGTGACCTGGCCCGGCTGCGGATCGCCGTCACCGCACGGCACACGGACACGGACGTGGAGCTCGCCGCCGAGGCATTCCTCAAGGCCGCGGGGGAGTGCGGCCTGCTGACGGGCTGA
- a CDS encoding AfsR/SARP family transcriptional regulator — protein MLIRLVGLVSIEHESEAPRVLASHQVQIALARLCLERPSGTGREQLADTIWPDGLPSTWASALRSVVSRLRALLSERESAGPAVIARGGRYLLQLPEYAQVDVERAEQAALTAAAAHREGDHSTAQRLATTAVSLLRGPFLASHESEWVESVRRHLKELRVSALETASSSSSALGDTHHALRYAEEAVRQAPFRESAYRCQMTAHRLAGNRAEALRIYQQLRVILAEELGCDPSPESEAAYLGLLERTRLPVSPAGAGWETMSAHRPT, from the coding sequence GTGCTCATCAGGCTTGTCGGCCTTGTCTCCATCGAACATGAATCCGAAGCCCCGCGGGTCCTGGCCAGCCATCAGGTGCAGATCGCCCTGGCCCGGCTCTGCCTGGAGCGTCCTTCCGGCACAGGCCGGGAACAACTCGCCGACACCATATGGCCGGATGGCCTGCCCAGCACCTGGGCCTCGGCGTTACGCAGTGTCGTCAGCCGCCTTCGGGCTCTCCTCTCGGAGCGGGAGAGCGCCGGGCCGGCGGTGATCGCACGCGGCGGGCGCTACCTGCTCCAGCTGCCGGAGTACGCCCAGGTGGATGTGGAGCGCGCGGAGCAGGCCGCCCTCACCGCGGCCGCCGCCCACCGTGAGGGTGACCACAGCACCGCGCAGCGGCTCGCCACCACCGCCGTGTCCCTGCTGCGCGGGCCGTTCCTCGCCTCCCACGAGAGCGAGTGGGTGGAGTCCGTCCGGCGCCACCTCAAGGAGTTGCGGGTCTCCGCTCTGGAGACCGCCAGCAGTTCCTCGTCCGCGCTCGGCGACACCCACCACGCCCTGCGGTACGCGGAGGAGGCGGTGCGCCAGGCGCCGTTCCGGGAGAGCGCCTACCGCTGCCAGATGACCGCTCACCGGCTGGCCGGGAACAGAGCCGAGGCCCTGCGTATATACCAGCAGTTGCGCGTCATCCTCGCCGAGGAGCTGGGCTGCGATCCGAGCCCCGAGAGCGAGGCCGCCTACCTGGGCCTGCTGGAGCGGACCCGGCTCCCGGTCTCTCCCGCCGGGGCGGGGTGGGAAACGATGTCAGCGCACCGGCCGACCTGA
- a CDS encoding SDR family NAD(P)-dependent oxidoreductase, which translates to MSGGKEAGKRPEAPVALVTGASGGLGQALAVELDALGCRVAVHYRSSADQARAVSEKLTNGSVVVGADVGSWEETQRLYREVEEALGPIDVVVNNGAVRKDALMAMQSPDDWHEVIRTNLLGSFHTSRVALPYMLRRRWGRIVNVVSPSGFIATAGQTAYSASKAGVMGMTRALAAECGRRGVTVNALSPGFMITGMTDQLPESVVSDMARKAPVPRFVTVEEVARGVSLFLDQDCMTGQVVSIDSGVSIM; encoded by the coding sequence GTGAGCGGAGGAAAGGAAGCGGGCAAGCGGCCCGAGGCGCCGGTGGCTCTGGTCACCGGCGCCTCGGGCGGCCTCGGGCAGGCGCTGGCGGTCGAACTGGACGCGCTGGGCTGCCGGGTGGCCGTCCACTACCGCAGCTCGGCCGACCAGGCCCGCGCGGTGAGCGAGAAGCTGACCAACGGCTCGGTCGTCGTCGGCGCGGACGTCGGCTCCTGGGAGGAGACCCAGCGGCTCTACCGCGAGGTCGAGGAGGCGCTCGGCCCCATCGACGTGGTGGTCAACAACGGAGCCGTCCGCAAGGACGCCCTGATGGCGATGCAGTCCCCGGACGACTGGCACGAGGTCATCCGTACCAACCTGCTGGGATCGTTCCACACCAGCCGGGTGGCGCTGCCGTACATGCTGCGGCGGCGCTGGGGCCGGATCGTCAACGTGGTCTCGCCGTCGGGCTTCATCGCCACGGCGGGGCAGACCGCGTACTCCGCCTCCAAGGCGGGTGTCATGGGGATGACCCGTGCGCTGGCGGCGGAGTGCGGCCGGCGCGGGGTCACGGTGAACGCCCTGTCACCCGGGTTCATGATCACCGGCATGACCGATCAGCTGCCGGAGAGCGTCGTGTCGGACATGGCGCGCAAGGCGCCGGTCCCGCGGTTCGTCACGGTCGAGGAGGTCGCCCGCGGCGTCTCCCTCTTCCTCGACCAGGACTGCATGACCGGACAGGTGGTCAGCATCGACAGCGGGGTCTCGATCATGTGA